GAACAATGCCCTTCAGTCGTTGGAGGAATACTAATGTCGGAGGCAGCAAAAGACTCATGTTGAAAACGCTCGGCTCGACGAGCGATTTGTGAATCTCGCCATTCTGACGTCCGCTGTCTGGACCTTGGCCATTATTTCGCTTCTCCTGCTGGACGCGACCACCTGCGGCAGCTGAGGATTTCTTGTCACCAGTCTTGTCCGACAAGCCTGGAACTGCTGCACGGATGATTCCGTCCAGCTCTTCATATTCAGTCACAATCTCTGCAGCTTTTGCGTCTGTTTCGGCAAACTTGAACAGATCTTGCCGTAAAGCTTTGCCGTTGGCTGTTGCCCCCGCTTTTGGCTGATTGTACTGGTAGACGTCGGCGTCGGTGGTGACGTAGCTGTGAAGTAAAGAACGAATCTCGTTCTGGTACAAGTTCCATAGCTCTTTGAAGCTGCCTAGAAGGGCGCTGTTGTTCCCAGCACCTTCCCGCCTGATGAGGGCTTTGATGTATTCATGTAGCACGCGCTGACCCTCTGCAATGGCCTCAAACTTTCCGTAAAGCGTCCACAGAAGATCGTATATGACTTCTGCTCGGAGCTGTGTTTCGCGGCTACCATAGACATGTAGCCCATTCGAACTCGAGGAACCACCACGTAGAGAACTTGGGTGCTTCTGGTCCACCTCGTTTACTGTCTCGTTGACGATTGCAAAAAGCTCGACTGGGAGACGCTGCTTTAGGGTATCCATGGCGGTCTCGAGTCGGCCTAGCTTGTTTAGAGATTCGGTCACCAAAGATATATAGTAAAAGGTGTCCGCTTCGGGGTTTCGGGCTGGGTCTTCCTGCACAGCTTTCTCGAGGTCCATGACGTCCAAAACAGCATGGAATGGTGCCATGGTGCTCGTCTCGCCAAAACTCTCATTTGAATGGCCTTGGGTCTTGGCCAAGTACTGCCATCTTTCCTGGCAGTATGGCGACTTGAGATACAAGTGTTCGTGCAGTTCCTCGATAAGAATGTCCATGAGAGCCGTCTCCTGATTTGCCAAATAGCTACGCAAGTCACCCAGAGCACCAATATTGTCCAGCTCAGGCTTCATAAGCTTCCGCATAGCCGTCTGCAGCACCTCAACCGCAGTCAAGAAGCGTTTCTCTGATATCCGCGCTTCGAGCTGATCAGGCACCTGCCTGAGTTCCTCTAGCTCATTAAGCGTCTGCAGTATCTCATCGTACATTTGCGAAGTGTTGTAGAGCTTCTTAAGTTCCGGGTTTGTAACACAAAGGGCGGCCTTGGATGCAGCTAGCGACTCTTTGAGATTGCGCACCTTTTTCTGTGATGACTGTATGCTTCCCTGAATCTTGTGAAACGTACCGATGGAACTGTTGAATCCCTGATGGTAATCGTGGACGATATTCTTTAACGAGTCCTGTAGGTACTGGTGCGTATTTCTAAAGTTTCTATATTCGTGTGCACGTCCGACCGAGCTGGTGTCCAGCAGCTGGAGGGCGAGCTGCACGGGAACACAGTCATTCTGGCACATTGCAGGCCAGTCCTGCTTGATGTGCTCAAGCACCTGGTTGATCTGACGTTCGGCATTCGACTCAGCGACACGCTGCGGTGCCTGTCGTGGAGGGGGCGCGTTGCGGTAGGAAGGGGAAGCGGCGCTCCGTAAGCTCATCGAAGCGGGCGGTGTGCTACTAAAACGGTCGCCGCCATATGTGTCGCCGTACGGGTCATAGTCTTCGCCGCGGTCATTGCGAGAAACGCGGTCTCCTCGGTCTCCGCGATCCATGCGGTCGTACCTGTCACCTCCCCGGTCGCCTCGATCGCCGCGGTCGTCCGAGGGCCGCCCAAAGTTGCCATACCCGTTTCCATTGCGGTATGAACCGCCGCCGTATCTGTTCGCCATGTTATTGCAAAGGC
This DNA window, taken from Pyricularia oryzae 70-15 chromosome 6, whole genome shotgun sequence, encodes the following:
- a CDS encoding exocyst complex component sec8 — protein: MANRYGGGSYRNGNGYGNFGRPSDDRGDRGDRGGDRYDRMDRGDRGDRVSRNDRGEDYDPYGDTYGGDRFSSTPPASMSLRSAASPSYRNAPPPRQAPQRVAESNAERQINQVLEHIKQDWPAMCQNDCVPVQLALQLLDTSSVGRAHEYRNFRNTHQYLQDSLKNIVHDYHQGFNSSIGTFHKIQGSIQSSQKKVRNLKESLAASKAALCVTNPELKKLYNTSQMYDEILQTLNELEELRQVPDQLEARISEKRFLTAVEVLQTAMRKLMKPELDNIGALGDLRSYLANQETALMDILIEELHEHLYLKSPYCQERWQYLAKTQGHSNESFGETSTMAPFHAVLDVMDLEKAVQEDPARNPEADTFYYISLVTESLNKLGRLETAMDTLKQRLPVELFAIVNETVNEVDQKHPSSLRGGSSSSNGLHVYGSRETQLRAEVIYDLLWTLYGKFEAIAEGQRVLHEYIKALIRREGAGNNSALLGSFKELWNLYQNEIRSLLHSYVTTDADVYQYNQPKAGATANGKALRQDLFKFAETDAKAAEIVTEYEELDGIIRAAVPGLSDKTGDKKSSAAAGGRVQQEKRNNGQGPDSGRQNGEIHKSLVEPSVFNMSLLLPPTLVFLQRLKGIVPPGSDLATSTLTSFLDNFLVNVFQPQLDETLGKLSDTVFGETDSFQQDPDWSLVARRPVFKGTTSFFAIVTAFCRMLGTIPHDQALSTLIIAQMMRYYDRCFRWYRTLVAKTEEQAGSEAQRLRASATMATEPSEILETMKQLWMADSPNPDPELLEKEIALLIEHANEKKLELSDVISDRDTISSICLLYTSMKWLATKVLGLRHITKNEADSSSSNMPKANKRWSLLNDPNKPATEQGPVYLPMTQETVQSFDGIVSSYEELAATALLTLHMEVRSRIAYSLRIALSPETAPYLLDQEVSEPDPQILSLNSELVQYDETITRYLREREVSFIRGGLGLLINSYLVVNASVVSPMNAKGCGRMKLNILVLQQNLKNIEEGVDLARAADYFGLFEVGPDSILDRAKKDAADDKKEGIRFTYDELKALIELCFSEQLANPERGIAGAAKRQMSDKLLNLSEIMWQTEGLGTV